The proteins below are encoded in one region of Limnochorda pilosa:
- a CDS encoding 3-methyl-2-oxobutanoate dehydrogenase subunit VorB, translating into MAERKLMKGSHALAEAALRAGCRYYFGYPITPQTELSEYMARELPARGGVFIQAESEVAAINMVYGAAGAGGRVMTSSSGPGVSLKQEGISYLCGSELPCVIINIMRGGPGLGNIMPSQSDYFQAVKGGGHGDYRLIVLAPSTVQEAADLMRLAFELSERYRNPAMVLGDGMLGQMMEPVELPPEVAPAPPERPWATRGTGGGEPRVITSIYLEPEVLEEHNRRLQAKYAEIEAREARWELLEPESDFFLVAYGTVARIARSAMKLARGRGLSVGLLRPITLWPFPRRAFEQVLPHARAFLTVEMSSGQMVEDVRLAVDGRAPVAFHGRLGGVVPEPEEIVARLEELAGKVEDGGVHRVATFEHAGR; encoded by the coding sequence ATGGCTGAACGCAAGCTCATGAAAGGGAGCCACGCCCTGGCCGAGGCAGCGCTGCGAGCGGGGTGCCGGTACTACTTCGGATACCCCATCACCCCCCAGACGGAGCTCTCGGAGTACATGGCGCGGGAGCTGCCCGCCCGGGGAGGCGTGTTCATTCAGGCCGAGAGCGAGGTGGCGGCCATCAACATGGTCTACGGAGCCGCCGGTGCGGGCGGCCGGGTCATGACCTCGTCCTCAGGTCCCGGGGTGAGCCTGAAGCAGGAGGGCATCTCGTACCTCTGCGGGTCCGAGCTCCCGTGCGTGATCATCAACATCATGCGGGGCGGTCCGGGTCTGGGCAACATCATGCCCTCCCAGTCCGATTACTTCCAGGCGGTGAAGGGCGGAGGCCACGGTGACTACCGTCTGATCGTGCTGGCGCCCTCCACGGTTCAGGAGGCCGCCGATCTCATGCGCCTGGCCTTCGAGCTGTCGGAGCGCTACCGCAACCCGGCGATGGTCCTGGGCGACGGGATGCTGGGGCAGATGATGGAGCCTGTGGAGCTCCCGCCGGAAGTGGCTCCGGCACCGCCCGAGCGCCCGTGGGCCACCCGCGGAACCGGTGGCGGCGAGCCTCGGGTGATCACGTCCATCTACCTTGAACCCGAGGTGCTGGAGGAGCACAACCGCCGCCTCCAGGCCAAGTACGCCGAGATCGAGGCCCGAGAGGCCCGCTGGGAGCTCCTGGAGCCCGAGTCGGACTTCTTCCTGGTGGCCTACGGAACCGTGGCCCGCATCGCCCGGAGCGCCATGAAGCTTGCCCGCGGCCGGGGTCTCTCGGTGGGACTGCTCCGCCCCATCACCCTGTGGCCGTTCCCGCGCCGGGCCTTCGAGCAGGTGCTCCCGCATGCCCGGGCCTTCCTCACCGTGGAGATGAGCAGCGGCCAGATGGTGGAGGACGTGCGGCTGGCGGTCGACGGCCGGGCACCGGTTGCGTTCCACGGACGGCTCGGGGGCGTCGTTCCCGAGCCGGAGGAGATCGTGGCCCGGCTGGAAGAGCTCGCCGGGAAGGTCGAAGACGGAGGTGTCCACCGTGTCGCCACGTTCGAGCACGCAGGCCGCTGA
- a CDS encoding 2-oxoacid:acceptor oxidoreductase family protein, which yields MPDMDRAGTRHSEILVAGFGGQGILTAGLILAQAGLQEGREVSWLPSYGPEMRGGTAHCHVVLSDEPVASPLVTHPDILLLFNKPSLERFEPALRAGGYLIANSSLVPPATRTDVRRVELPATRMALEMGAPEAANMVMLGAMVASAGAVSFESLEAALPVVISKRHADKIPLDLEAIRKGMEAAAALVPQGA from the coding sequence ATGCCTGACATGGACCGTGCGGGGACGCGCCACTCGGAGATTCTCGTGGCCGGCTTCGGGGGCCAGGGCATCCTCACCGCGGGCCTGATTCTGGCCCAGGCCGGGCTGCAGGAGGGTCGCGAGGTGAGTTGGCTGCCTTCCTACGGCCCGGAGATGCGGGGTGGGACGGCCCACTGCCACGTGGTGCTCTCGGATGAGCCGGTCGCGTCGCCGCTGGTGACCCACCCCGACATCCTGCTTCTCTTCAACAAGCCCTCCCTGGAGCGCTTCGAACCGGCCCTGCGGGCGGGCGGCTACCTCATCGCCAACAGCTCGCTGGTACCGCCCGCGACCCGCACCGATGTCCGGCGGGTGGAGCTTCCCGCCACCCGCATGGCCCTCGAGATGGGTGCCCCCGAGGCGGCGAACATGGTGATGCTGGGCGCGATGGTCGCCTCTGCCGGGGCGGTCTCTTTCGAGAGCCTGGAGGCGGCGCTCCCCGTGGTGATCAGCAAGCGTCACGCCGACAAGATCCCGCTGGATCTGGAGGCGATCCGGAAAGGTATGGAGGCCGCGGCGGCCCTGGTGCCCCAGGGTGCCTGA
- the buk gene encoding butyrate kinase, producing MAFRILVINPGSCTTRLALFEDLVCRQQVTLEHPTFLPPDEDLERRIGSIEAWLSEVDQPVDAIAARGGMLHPLPGGTYRVNDAMCEDLRTSRYGWHPSNLAALIARRLGEQREVPQFVVDPVVVDELEDVARISGLPSLPRRSVFHALNQKAVARRVAASLGMRYEEAHMVVAHMGGGITVGVHAGGRVIDVNNGLDGEGPMSPNRAGTLPAGQLVDLCFSGRYTRDQVCRMLVGQGGLVAHLGTSDAREIEERIRRGDEEARPVYEAMAYQVAKAIAAGFAVLKGRIDACILTGGLAHSEFLVGRIRDRIDWACRVVVSPGEDEMLALASGVLRVLRGQEEARTYLATEPSEGRDEIRGTGDHRPGTVQGV from the coding sequence GTGGCCTTCCGAATTCTCGTCATCAACCCGGGCTCGTGCACGACGCGCCTCGCGCTCTTCGAGGACCTGGTCTGCCGGCAGCAGGTGACCCTGGAGCACCCTACCTTCCTGCCGCCCGACGAAGACCTGGAGCGCCGGATCGGATCCATCGAGGCCTGGTTGAGCGAGGTCGACCAGCCCGTGGACGCGATCGCCGCCCGCGGCGGCATGCTCCACCCGCTTCCCGGCGGGACCTATCGGGTCAACGACGCGATGTGCGAGGATCTGCGCACCTCCCGCTACGGGTGGCACCCCTCCAATCTGGCGGCGCTCATCGCCCGCCGGCTGGGAGAGCAACGGGAGGTGCCCCAGTTCGTGGTGGACCCGGTGGTGGTCGACGAGTTGGAGGACGTGGCCCGCATCAGCGGGCTCCCCAGCCTGCCCCGGCGCTCCGTCTTCCACGCGCTGAACCAGAAGGCCGTGGCGCGCCGGGTGGCCGCGAGCCTGGGCATGCGCTATGAAGAGGCCCACATGGTGGTGGCCCACATGGGCGGGGGCATCACCGTGGGCGTGCACGCCGGGGGACGGGTCATCGACGTGAACAACGGCCTGGATGGCGAAGGACCTATGAGCCCCAACCGGGCCGGCACCCTTCCGGCGGGTCAGCTCGTCGATCTTTGCTTCTCGGGTCGCTACACCCGGGACCAGGTTTGCCGGATGCTGGTAGGTCAGGGGGGCCTGGTCGCCCACCTGGGCACGTCAGACGCCCGGGAGATCGAGGAGCGGATCCGCCGGGGCGACGAGGAGGCCCGCCCGGTCTACGAGGCCATGGCCTACCAGGTGGCCAAGGCCATCGCCGCCGGCTTCGCCGTCCTGAAGGGGCGGATCGACGCCTGCATCCTCACCGGTGGTCTGGCCCACTCGGAATTTCTGGTGGGCCGGATCCGCGACCGCATCGACTGGGCCTGCCGGGTGGTGGTCTCTCCGGGCGAGGACGAGATGCTCGCCCTGGCCAGCGGCGTCCTGAGGGTGCTGCGCGGCCAGGAGGAGGCGCGCACCTACCTGGCCACGGAACCCAGCGAAGGGAGGGACGAGATCCGTGGAACCGGTGATCATCGACCAGGAACGGTGCAAGGGGTGTGA
- the gabT gene encoding 4-aminobutyrate--2-oxoglutarate transaminase, protein MGKAIRQVTEIPGPRSRALLARKDRAVAAAFQILTGIAIDRAEGSRVVDVDGNTYLDLTGGLGVLNAGHRHPRVMERVQRQLERFVHTDFSVVMYESWIELAERLAPRVPGPGPKKAAFFNSGAEAVENVVKIAKAYTGRRAVIAFEGAFHGRTLMAMSLTSKTHPYKAGFGPFAPEVYRVPYAYCYRCPLGKSYPECGVACAGELEKAFVTQVAAEEVACVVVEAVQGEGGFVVPPAEFLQRIQAICRDHGILLVVDEVQTGFGRTGTFFASERFGLEPDLITVAKSIADGWPLSGVIGRAEVMDAPGDGRIGGTYVGNPVACEAALGVLDVFDHEDLLGKARTLGDHLLRRLEGMQERHPLVGDVRGAGPMAAMELVRDRMSKEPAAQETNRLLQEALQRGVLLVKAGVHGNVVRFLNSLAMSVEELDEALDAVDGALAAVEAHQR, encoded by the coding sequence GTGGGCAAGGCCATCCGGCAGGTCACGGAGATCCCGGGCCCGCGCTCGCGCGCTCTGCTCGCGCGCAAGGACCGGGCCGTTGCGGCGGCGTTCCAGATCCTCACCGGCATCGCCATCGACCGGGCAGAGGGCAGCCGCGTGGTGGACGTGGACGGCAACACGTACCTGGACCTCACAGGGGGCCTGGGGGTGTTGAACGCGGGGCACCGGCATCCCCGGGTGATGGAGCGGGTCCAGCGCCAGTTGGAGCGTTTTGTACACACCGACTTCAGCGTGGTCATGTACGAATCGTGGATCGAGCTGGCCGAGCGCCTGGCCCCCCGGGTTCCGGGGCCAGGGCCGAAGAAGGCGGCGTTCTTCAACTCGGGGGCGGAGGCGGTGGAGAACGTCGTCAAGATCGCGAAGGCGTACACGGGCCGCAGGGCGGTCATCGCCTTCGAAGGGGCCTTCCACGGGCGGACCCTCATGGCCATGAGTCTCACCAGCAAGACCCATCCCTACAAGGCAGGTTTCGGGCCCTTCGCCCCCGAGGTCTATCGGGTGCCCTACGCGTACTGCTACCGCTGCCCCCTGGGGAAGAGCTACCCCGAGTGCGGCGTGGCGTGCGCCGGTGAGCTTGAGAAGGCGTTCGTGACCCAGGTGGCCGCGGAAGAGGTCGCCTGCGTGGTGGTGGAGGCGGTGCAGGGCGAAGGGGGCTTCGTGGTCCCGCCGGCTGAGTTCCTCCAGAGGATCCAGGCCATCTGCCGGGACCATGGCATCCTCCTGGTGGTGGACGAGGTTCAGACGGGCTTCGGACGAACGGGCACCTTCTTCGCCTCGGAGCGCTTCGGCCTCGAGCCCGATCTGATCACCGTGGCCAAGTCCATCGCGGACGGCTGGCCCCTGAGCGGGGTGATCGGGAGGGCGGAGGTGATGGACGCCCCGGGTGACGGCCGCATCGGCGGGACCTACGTGGGGAACCCGGTGGCCTGCGAGGCGGCCCTGGGCGTGCTGGACGTCTTCGATCACGAGGACCTGCTGGGCAAGGCCCGGACCCTTGGCGACCACCTGCTCCGGCGCCTGGAGGGCATGCAGGAGCGGCACCCGCTGGTCGGCGACGTGCGGGGCGCAGGGCCCATGGCAGCCATGGAGCTGGTGCGCGACCGGATGTCCAAGGAGCCCGCCGCCCAGGAGACCAACCGGCTGCTGCAGGAGGCGCTGCAACGGGGGGTGCTCCTGGTGAAGGCGGGCGTGCACGGGAACGTGGTCCGGTTCCTGAACAGCCTCGCCATGAGCGTGGAGGAGCTGGACGAGGCGCTCGACGCCGTCGACGGAGCGCTGGCGGCCGTCGAGGCCCACCAGCGCTAA
- a CDS encoding 4Fe-4S dicluster domain-containing protein encodes MEPVIIDQERCKGCELCLAACGPGVLELSEAFNSRGYRYSQLTDPDRCTSCAQCARVCPEAAIAVYKLAS; translated from the coding sequence GTGGAACCGGTGATCATCGACCAGGAACGGTGCAAGGGGTGTGAGCTCTGCCTGGCCGCGTGCGGCCCTGGCGTGCTGGAGCTGTCCGAGGCTTTCAACAGCCGGGGCTACCGCTACAGCCAATTGACCGACCCCGACCGCTGCACCAGCTGCGCCCAGTGCGCGCGGGTGTGCCCCGAGGCGGCCATCGCCGTCTACAAGCTGGCGAGCTGA
- a CDS encoding thiamine pyrophosphate-dependent enzyme, which yields MRVIYHRPRALSDAHTHYCPGCTHGIAHRLVAEVMDELGIVDRTIGVASVGCSVFAYNYLRCDFQQAAHGRAPAVATGIKRVLPDRVVFTYQGDGDLASIGTAEIIHAAARGERITVIFINNGIYGMTGGQMAPTSLAGQVTTTSPRGRDPQLQGNPIRITEMLAQQPGVAYLARGSLHSSREIGRARRMVQRAFEAQLNDAGFAMVELLSSCPVGWNMTPRQALEHIEQAVVPVYPVGELVPAPPSRGASDGRHGKGGSDHA from the coding sequence GTGCGGGTGATCTACCACCGCCCCCGGGCGCTCTCCGACGCCCACACCCACTACTGCCCGGGCTGTACCCACGGCATCGCCCACCGGCTGGTGGCGGAGGTGATGGACGAGCTGGGCATCGTCGACCGGACCATCGGGGTGGCCTCGGTGGGCTGCTCGGTCTTCGCCTACAACTACCTCCGATGCGACTTCCAGCAGGCCGCCCACGGCCGGGCGCCGGCGGTGGCCACGGGGATCAAGCGGGTCCTGCCGGACCGGGTGGTCTTCACCTACCAGGGCGACGGCGACCTCGCCTCCATCGGCACCGCGGAGATCATCCACGCGGCCGCCCGCGGCGAGCGGATCACGGTGATCTTCATCAACAACGGCATCTATGGGATGACCGGCGGGCAGATGGCCCCCACCTCGCTGGCGGGCCAGGTGACCACCACCTCGCCGAGGGGCCGCGATCCCCAACTGCAGGGCAACCCGATCCGCATCACCGAGATGCTGGCCCAGCAGCCTGGGGTGGCGTACCTGGCCCGGGGCTCGCTCCACTCGAGCCGCGAGATCGGCCGGGCCCGGCGGATGGTCCAGCGGGCCTTCGAGGCCCAGCTGAACGACGCGGGCTTTGCGATGGTGGAGCTCCTCTCCAGCTGCCCCGTGGGGTGGAACATGACACCCCGGCAGGCGCTGGAGCACATCGAGCAGGCGGTCGTACCCGTCTACCCCGTGGGTGAGCTGGTACCGGCACCGCCCTCGCGAGGTGCCAGCGACGGGCGGCACGGGAAGGGAGGCTCCGACCATGCCTGA
- a CDS encoding rod shape-determining protein, producing the protein MGRGSRWWRRDFFLDLGTTTTLFAAAGATAFRSEASLLILRRGLKEPYAAGDQVRQLVGRLPPSYRLARPYREGRLENPELLEQLLAAITRETLQVGWRRRHVWVSVPMASTSSERQVAVRVLRGLGAARVHLTAEPYVLALGSGALDQDGRVAAVVNVGGEATELAILSREAVVAAQVIPVGGRALDEAVREWALTRAGVEVSPLMAEEAKLRLGSLRPEAAGEEDPIPVAGKNLKTGLPSRIQVEPALLRSQMADQVRLIAAAMQRLLEGCSAEVSGDLLERGIVLTGGGSRMEGFEKVLEEELKLAVHKEPEPEAYLLEGFHRWLSNPGLIPAEGVHRPAREKEKAVFPGIPQREGPWYAGSTPDLDAPLPERLTEDLGEVAVARAPEAKAVAPPRLPRGTGGTSHTG; encoded by the coding sequence ATGGGACGAGGCTCACGTTGGTGGCGAAGGGACTTCTTCCTTGATCTGGGCACGACGACGACGCTCTTCGCCGCTGCCGGCGCGACCGCCTTCCGTTCGGAGGCCAGCCTCCTCATCCTGCGGCGCGGCCTGAAGGAACCCTATGCCGCCGGGGATCAGGTCCGGCAGCTCGTCGGCCGGCTTCCGCCCAGCTACCGGCTGGCTCGTCCCTACCGCGAAGGGCGGCTGGAGAACCCCGAGCTGCTGGAGCAGCTCCTGGCCGCCATCACCCGGGAGACCCTGCAGGTGGGGTGGCGCCGCCGGCACGTCTGGGTGAGCGTCCCCATGGCCAGCACTTCCAGCGAGCGCCAGGTGGCGGTCCGGGTCCTGCGGGGCCTTGGGGCGGCCCGGGTCCACCTGACCGCCGAACCTTACGTCCTCGCGCTGGGGTCCGGTGCCCTGGACCAGGACGGCCGGGTGGCGGCGGTGGTCAACGTGGGGGGAGAGGCCACCGAGCTGGCCATCCTTTCCCGTGAGGCGGTGGTGGCGGCGCAGGTGATCCCGGTGGGGGGCCGGGCTCTGGACGAAGCGGTACGCGAGTGGGCCCTGACCCGGGCAGGGGTCGAGGTGAGCCCGCTCATGGCCGAGGAGGCCAAGCTCAGGCTAGGCAGCCTTCGGCCTGAGGCGGCTGGCGAGGAGGACCCCATCCCTGTGGCGGGCAAGAACCTGAAGACGGGCCTTCCCTCCAGGATCCAGGTGGAGCCCGCGCTCCTGCGCTCCCAGATGGCGGATCAGGTGCGGCTCATTGCGGCGGCGATGCAGCGCCTGCTGGAAGGGTGCAGCGCAGAGGTCTCGGGCGACCTCCTGGAACGAGGGATCGTCCTGACGGGTGGGGGCTCCCGGATGGAGGGCTTCGAGAAGGTGCTGGAGGAGGAGCTGAAGCTCGCCGTCCACAAGGAGCCCGAGCCCGAGGCTTACCTCCTGGAGGGGTTCCACCGCTGGCTCTCCAACCCAGGGCTGATTCCCGCGGAAGGCGTGCATCGTCCCGCCCGGGAGAAGGAGAAGGCAGTCTTCCCGGGCATCCCCCAGCGCGAGGGGCCGTGGTACGCAGGTTCAACGCCCGACCTGGACGCGCCGCTGCCCGAGAGGCTCACCGAAGACCTGGGAGAAGTGGCGGTCGCGCGCGCTCCCGAGGCAAAGGCGGTGGCGCCCCCCAGGCTGCCGCGCGGCACGGGGGGAACCTCCCACACGGGCTGA
- a CDS encoding DnaJ family domain-containing protein produces MATARPGHRDEPWEDDGVTWVELVAEARIQEAMERGEFDDLPPKGRPLEMEEFPFVPPHLRMPYKLLHDAGFAPDWIELDKEIRELKERFAQLTTTHGKWLEREWEAWSRMQASASPEAGRAARARRGVVREAHAEALAEAHRLLEQLNATVDRFNRVVPHILWQKGRWPARERLDAFVQACERAFPGLGGLKEPGPRPDPDRPARPPGSARWRSSRVARG; encoded by the coding sequence GTGGCCACGGCCAGGCCGGGGCATCGCGACGAGCCCTGGGAAGACGACGGCGTGACCTGGGTGGAGCTGGTGGCCGAGGCGCGCATCCAGGAGGCCATGGAGCGCGGCGAGTTCGACGACCTGCCCCCGAAAGGCCGCCCCCTGGAGATGGAGGAGTTCCCCTTCGTCCCTCCCCACCTGCGCATGCCCTACAAGCTACTGCACGACGCCGGGTTCGCCCCCGACTGGATCGAGCTGGACAAGGAGATCCGCGAGCTCAAGGAACGCTTCGCTCAGCTCACGACCACGCACGGAAAGTGGCTGGAACGGGAGTGGGAGGCCTGGAGCCGGATGCAGGCGTCAGCTAGCCCGGAGGCCGGCCGGGCGGCGCGCGCCCGGCGAGGGGTGGTCCGCGAGGCCCATGCGGAAGCCCTGGCCGAGGCCCATCGCCTGCTGGAGCAGCTCAACGCCACCGTGGACCGCTTCAATCGCGTCGTCCCCCACATCCTGTGGCAGAAGGGGCGCTGGCCCGCCCGCGAGCGCCTGGACGCCTTCGTGCAGGCGTGCGAGAGGGCCTTCCCGGGCCTCGGTGGCCTCAAGGAGCCAGGGCCGCGGCCGGACCCGGACCGGCCCGCCCGCCCTCCCGGAAGCGCTCGGTGGCGCTCTAGTAGGGTTGCCAGAGGCTGA
- a CDS encoding ADP-dependent glucokinase/phosphofructokinase yields the protein MGTLESWDRLYQEALESVPDMLARGRGVAVGFHTVVDGLHQARPGELDPLLAGNPDLAEAASSGTLSPPDELRSPSDVVAALSWSLAHSTALERVITDPATFRWLSATLPVDRPTVGGNSGNMALALADLGLPRVLVFAPPLHPLLVRLLAQAPRIQVLVDGQGSVPVTRAPVPAEDGALHWIFEYPSGLEVHLPSGTLSAARANRFIAAWNPGNHRLAEGTAWLEALAPVAGEFSHLVLSGFQLLSERYPDGTRFETWAQPLVDALGRVRRAAPRIRVHYEWASIASPEIRTYLLRHLLPKVDSLGLNEAEMAVMARDLGHPEWAASMGPRQVLETLRLLHEETGLRRIQLHVPGLYLTTSRSAVHTAQERLALAYTALAAAARSARGRATPGDLPSHLATPLAPAGVEAVEGLRSLPGALGDPSGPEGLRWGSLTAVAIPTRWVERPVWTVGLGDLISAVPFSLWQPY from the coding sequence ATGGGGACGCTCGAGTCGTGGGACCGCCTCTACCAAGAGGCTCTGGAATCGGTACCCGACATGTTGGCCCGGGGTCGGGGGGTGGCCGTGGGTTTCCACACGGTGGTGGACGGTCTCCACCAGGCCCGACCGGGGGAGCTCGACCCCCTGCTGGCCGGAAACCCTGATCTCGCGGAAGCCGCTTCATCGGGTACGCTGAGCCCGCCCGACGAGCTGCGCTCCCCTTCAGACGTGGTGGCCGCGCTCTCCTGGTCCCTGGCGCACAGCACCGCCCTGGAAAGGGTGATCACGGACCCTGCCACCTTCCGCTGGCTGTCGGCGACGTTGCCCGTCGACCGTCCCACCGTGGGCGGCAACTCGGGGAACATGGCCCTGGCCCTGGCCGACCTGGGCCTGCCCCGGGTGCTGGTCTTCGCACCGCCGCTCCACCCCCTCCTGGTCAGGCTCTTGGCCCAGGCTCCACGCATCCAGGTGCTGGTGGACGGGCAGGGTTCCGTGCCCGTCACCCGGGCCCCTGTTCCCGCGGAGGACGGCGCACTCCACTGGATCTTCGAGTATCCGTCGGGCCTGGAGGTGCACCTTCCTTCCGGCACCCTCTCCGCCGCCCGCGCCAACCGGTTCATCGCCGCCTGGAACCCCGGCAACCACAGGCTGGCGGAGGGCACGGCGTGGCTCGAGGCCCTGGCGCCGGTGGCCGGGGAGTTTAGTCACCTGGTGCTCTCGGGCTTTCAACTGCTCTCGGAACGCTACCCCGACGGTACCCGGTTCGAGACCTGGGCCCAGCCGCTGGTGGACGCTCTGGGCCGGGTGCGCCGGGCCGCCCCTCGGATCCGGGTCCACTACGAGTGGGCGTCCATCGCCTCACCCGAGATCCGCACCTACCTCCTGCGCCACCTGCTCCCGAAGGTGGACAGCCTGGGTCTGAACGAGGCAGAGATGGCGGTGATGGCCCGAGACCTGGGGCACCCCGAGTGGGCGGCCTCCATGGGACCCCGCCAGGTGCTGGAGACGCTCCGGCTCCTCCACGAAGAGACCGGCCTCAGGCGCATTCAGCTTCACGTTCCCGGCCTGTACCTTACCACCAGCCGCTCCGCCGTGCACACGGCCCAGGAGCGGCTCGCCCTGGCCTACACAGCCCTCGCGGCCGCCGCCCGCTCGGCCAGGGGCCGGGCCACGCCCGGCGACCTGCCGTCGCACCTGGCCACCCCCCTGGCCCCCGCGGGTGTGGAGGCGGTGGAGGGCCTCCGCTCCCTGCCCGGGGCGCTTGGCGATCCTTCCGGACCCGAAGGGCTCCGCTGGGGATCGCTGACCGCCGTGGCGATCCCCACCCGCTGGGTGGAGCGGCCCGTCTGGACGGTGGGCCTGGGGGACCTGATCTCTGCCGTCCCCTTCAGCCTCTGGCAACCCTACTAG
- a CDS encoding amidohydrolase, with amino-acid sequence MQETLIVNARVHTMSPRGTLRGAAVALRDGRVLGVGDELSVRSLLGRSVLRVDAQGGSVIPGFTDCHIHFTAFAQRTEQVTLEGAGGLAEVLERVRAKAADLAPGEWVVGGGYDRNLWPASDRPTAQALDQAVPDRPVALASKDGHQVWVNTLALERAGFLSGLPDPAGGVVERDEAGRPTGVLKERAADRIWQVVQDPDLPTLRRMAARAQQRLHALGVTGIHVPEGPTAFRLFQEMATSGDLALRVCMMLPADRLQAAADLGIEGGFGSSLLRVGPVKIFADGSLGSQTAALLDPYQGREADGYRGVVVTEADELEDLVARATQAGLAAAIHAIGDRANRMALDALEPWLFHSRRRGLRHRIEHAQLVDPRDRPRFGQLGVIASMQPVHGPQDRTLVTRHWGAERAGHAYAWRSLREAGARLAFGSDAPVESPDPLLGLHAAMTRRLPGEAWEPEEDERSRERLTLQEALEAYTLGAAFASGEEAAKGSIEPGKLADVVILSHDLAQLPLEAWEELHVRGTFWDGRVVYRSQDLPVEMDVRVGS; translated from the coding sequence GTGCAGGAGACGCTCATCGTCAACGCCAGGGTGCATACCATGAGTCCCCGGGGGACGCTCCGGGGGGCCGCCGTCGCGTTGCGGGACGGCCGGGTACTGGGTGTGGGGGACGAGCTCTCGGTCCGGAGCCTCCTGGGGCGCTCGGTGCTTCGGGTGGACGCGCAGGGCGGCTCGGTCATCCCCGGCTTCACCGACTGTCACATCCACTTCACCGCCTTTGCCCAGCGGACGGAGCAGGTGACCCTGGAAGGTGCCGGGGGTCTTGCGGAGGTGCTGGAGCGGGTCCGGGCCAAGGCGGCCGATCTGGCTCCGGGCGAGTGGGTGGTGGGCGGCGGGTACGACCGGAACCTCTGGCCGGCGTCCGATCGCCCCACCGCGCAGGCCCTGGACCAGGCGGTGCCCGATCGGCCCGTGGCCCTGGCCAGCAAGGACGGTCACCAGGTGTGGGTCAATACCCTGGCCCTGGAGCGGGCAGGATTCCTTTCCGGCCTCCCCGATCCTGCCGGTGGGGTGGTGGAGCGAGACGAAGCGGGCCGCCCCACGGGCGTGCTGAAGGAACGGGCAGCGGACCGGATCTGGCAGGTCGTTCAGGATCCGGACCTTCCCACCCTCAGGCGGATGGCGGCAAGGGCCCAGCAGCGCCTGCACGCGCTGGGCGTCACCGGCATCCACGTGCCCGAAGGGCCCACCGCCTTCCGCCTCTTCCAGGAGATGGCGACCTCGGGCGACCTCGCCCTGCGGGTCTGCATGATGCTCCCCGCAGATCGCCTGCAGGCTGCCGCCGATCTGGGGATCGAGGGCGGCTTCGGAAGCAGCCTGCTGCGGGTGGGCCCCGTCAAAATCTTCGCCGATGGCTCTCTGGGCTCGCAGACCGCTGCCTTGCTGGATCCGTACCAGGGACGCGAGGCCGACGGTTACCGAGGTGTGGTGGTCACCGAGGCGGACGAGCTGGAGGACCTGGTGGCCCGCGCCACCCAGGCGGGGCTTGCCGCGGCCATCCACGCCATCGGCGACCGGGCGAACCGGATGGCCCTGGACGCGCTGGAGCCCTGGCTCTTCCACAGCCGCCGGCGCGGGCTCCGTCACCGCATCGAGCACGCGCAGCTGGTGGACCCGCGGGATCGACCCCGGTTCGGCCAGCTCGGCGTGATCGCCTCCATGCAACCCGTCCACGGCCCCCAGGACCGCACGCTGGTGACGCGCCACTGGGGCGCGGAAAGGGCCGGCCATGCGTATGCCTGGCGCTCGCTGCGGGAGGCGGGCGCCCGCCTCGCCTTCGGCTCCGATGCGCCCGTGGAGAGCCCCGACCCGCTTCTGGGCCTGCACGCCGCGATGACGCGCCGCCTGCCCGGGGAAGCCTGGGAGCCGGAAGAAGACGAGAGGAGCCGGGAGCGGCTCACCCTGCAGGAGGCGCTGGAGGCCTACACGCTCGGGGCTGCCTTCGCGTCGGGAGAGGAAGCGGCCAAGGGCAGCATCGAGCCCGGGAAGCTGGCGGACGTGGTGATCCTCAGCCACGACCTGGCGCAGCTGCCGCTGGAGGCGTGGGAGGAGCTGCACGTGCGGGGGACCTTCTGGGACGGGCGGGTGGTCTACCGGTCTCAGGACCTCCCTGTAGAGATGGACGTACGGGTCGGCTCCTGA